The following are encoded in a window of Thalassotalea insulae genomic DNA:
- the argC gene encoding N-acetyl-gamma-glutamyl-phosphate reductase gives MKVAVIGASGYVGAELIALLNAHDQISVEHLVVSEHSSSAGMSFSELHPKYLGLCDLPIVPFTNSWLQQAAPQLDAVFFATPHEFSADWAHAFIELGVKVFDLSGGFRLKQESDYPEYYGFEHQHLDTLASAVYGLAEWQHQDIAQASIVAVPGCYPTASLLALKPITANQLHVKGSLIVVNGISGVSGAGRKALLATSFNEVSLTPYNILQHRHQPEISQEAGAQVIFNPHLAPYKRGLLATVTLQLKTGVSSEQIDQAFIQAYQDAPLVRLSASWPKIDNVAYTPFADIHWQFDSDKHVLVISCAIDNLLKGAAAQAVQCANISLGLASHYSLVTPIKGGAI, from the coding sequence ATGAAAGTAGCGGTTATTGGCGCAAGTGGTTATGTTGGAGCAGAGCTTATTGCTTTGCTGAATGCGCACGATCAGATATCCGTGGAGCATTTGGTCGTTTCTGAGCATAGCAGCTCGGCAGGTATGAGCTTTTCAGAGCTTCATCCTAAATATCTGGGTCTTTGTGATTTACCTATCGTGCCATTCACCAATAGCTGGTTACAACAAGCGGCACCTCAGTTAGATGCGGTATTTTTTGCTACTCCTCATGAATTTAGTGCGGATTGGGCGCATGCTTTTATTGAATTAGGCGTCAAAGTCTTTGATCTTTCAGGTGGCTTTCGCTTGAAACAGGAGAGTGATTATCCTGAATATTATGGCTTTGAACACCAACATCTGGATACATTAGCAAGCGCAGTATATGGACTTGCAGAATGGCAGCATCAGGATATTGCCCAAGCTTCAATAGTGGCAGTGCCAGGCTGTTACCCAACGGCGAGCTTATTGGCGTTAAAACCGATAACGGCTAATCAGTTGCACGTTAAAGGCTCGTTAATTGTGGTGAATGGCATAAGCGGTGTTAGTGGAGCTGGCAGAAAAGCATTGTTAGCTACTAGTTTTAATGAAGTAAGTTTAACGCCATACAATATTTTACAACACAGACATCAGCCGGAGATTAGCCAGGAAGCGGGGGCGCAAGTGATTTTTAATCCTCATCTCGCGCCTTATAAAAGAGGCCTGCTTGCTACTGTAACCTTACAACTTAAAACGGGTGTTAGCTCTGAGCAAATCGACCAGGCCTTTATTCAAGCGTATCAGGATGCCCCTTTAGTGCGTTTATCTGCCAGCTGGCCGAAAATTGATAACGTCGCATATACGCCATTTGCCGATATTCACTGGCAATTTGATAGTGACAAACATGTGTTAGTGATCAGTTGTGCGATTGATAATTTACTCAAAGGGGCAGCTGCACAGGCGGTGCAATGTGCCAATATTAGTTTAGGTCTGGCAAGCCATTACAGTTTAGTGACTCCGATAAAGGGGGGCGCGATATGA
- the argE gene encoding acetylornithine deacetylase: MTNLPNFTESLSQLIASPSISSTHKSWDQGNQAIIELLASWFSELGFTISIQPVPGTRNKFNMLAKIGSGEGGLLLAGHSDTVPFDENRWHSDPLTVVEKENKFFGLGTCDMKGFFAFILQVSKQLEREKLQKPLYVLATADEETTMAGARFFAESKDIKPDVAIIGEPTSLVPVVMHKGHMSHRILVQGQSGHSSKPSLGVNAIEIMYQVIGQLIDLKEKLALNYQNQAFDVSAPTLNLGAISGGDNANRICGHCQLDLDMRSLPGMTDNELIQLLAEAIKPLAEKYPGRISFDELHPSSPSFEQQPSELITLAEQVSGHSCCAVNYATEAPFIKQLGCQTIVLGPGSINQAHQPDEFLSHDQIQQTNKILAAMIKHYCY, from the coding sequence ATGACTAACTTACCAAACTTTACTGAATCACTCAGCCAGTTAATTGCCAGTCCTTCGATCAGCTCAACTCATAAAAGTTGGGATCAGGGAAATCAGGCAATCATAGAATTACTCGCCAGCTGGTTTAGTGAGCTCGGCTTTACTATTAGCATTCAGCCTGTACCGGGTACACGTAACAAATTTAATATGCTGGCAAAAATTGGCTCAGGTGAAGGAGGGCTATTACTTGCGGGTCACAGTGATACCGTGCCATTTGATGAAAACCGCTGGCATTCAGATCCATTAACGGTTGTAGAAAAAGAAAATAAATTTTTTGGCTTAGGTACCTGTGATATGAAAGGTTTCTTTGCTTTTATTTTACAGGTAAGTAAACAGCTAGAGAGAGAAAAATTACAGAAGCCTTTATATGTGCTAGCAACCGCAGATGAAGAAACCACTATGGCAGGGGCACGATTTTTTGCTGAAAGTAAGGATATCAAACCAGATGTTGCAATTATTGGTGAACCAACGAGCTTAGTCCCAGTTGTTATGCATAAAGGTCATATGTCTCACCGTATCCTTGTCCAAGGCCAGTCAGGCCATTCAAGCAAACCTAGCCTCGGGGTGAATGCGATTGAGATCATGTATCAGGTTATTGGCCAGCTGATTGATTTAAAAGAAAAATTAGCATTAAATTACCAAAACCAAGCTTTTGATGTTAGTGCGCCAACACTAAATTTAGGCGCGATAAGCGGGGGAGACAATGCCAACCGCATTTGTGGTCATTGTCAGTTAGACCTTGATATGCGCTCCTTGCCTGGTATGACGGATAACGAGCTGATCCAGCTACTGGCAGAAGCAATAAAACCGTTGGCAGAAAAATACCCAGGGCGGATTAGTTTTGACGAATTACACCCTAGCTCCCCTAGCTTTGAACAACAACCATCTGAATTGATTACTCTGGCAGAACAAGTCAGTGGCCATAGCTGCTGTGCAGTCAACTATGCGACCGAAGCGCCATTTATTAAGCAACTGGGTTGTCAAACAATAGTATTAGGCCCAGGTTCAATAAACCAAGCGCATCAACCGGATGAATTTTTGTCCCATGATCAAATACAACAAACAAATAAGATACTGGCGGCAATGATCAAGCATTACTGTTATTAA
- the metL gene encoding bifunctional aspartate kinase/homoserine dehydrogenase II, translated as MNQVNVVEQLTAERNQLAKQAVHVHKFGGSSLATAQCIERVVDIIRQHCQLNDLVVVSANGDTTDALFATYQLALERQDTLTSAIAQLYQAQVELIKSLLSAATAERMIDYLKSDIQQLTHWLTSTPEQYQADFLSFGELWSARLLSAILSERVCPSYYLDARDFLVINNDQQCVVDNGISLEQFNQVTQLGKLGVVTGYISKDSAGKTCTLGRNGSDYSATIMASLTGALNVTLWTDVDGIYSADPRVVPTARKLHRLPNGVAKELGRLGNPVLHAKTLQPLTDHSTHLHVASSFDYQNTGTEIGKFGQIAKQELSVTYLNDLLLAQSESFLGQQGEQAQHLFAAICSDTEAGYIVISQAQQKAVSQWLASHDTEVSFTPVAILATVGHKVVHHGDVKARFKRALKHEQVFAIANSPFQHSLIAILPQACSVELLNHVHHDMTKDARHIGLVVAGLGNIGERFLQLLPKQLTQIPLLENLHLVGLISSKKALINNDGIEVSQAFALFEQEAKNYDHQLLMSWLSNHPYDELIVVDITPSEAFSLLYGEFFKQGIHVIGANKWAASSSTEHYNDLLTTAQQHKSLWLGNTTVGAGLPINYAIQDLINSGDQIIEISGIFSGTLSWLFETYDNSVPFSQLLLDALAQGITEPDPREDLSGRDVQRKLLILARMAGFELSLTDIDCQNLVPEALQQLSTEEFLAQAAALDSYFADAYLQAADQGCCIRYIAKFSLQDNGQLCASVGLAVLTENDAFANLTPCDNVFQIRSHWYQDNPLLIRGPGAGRDVTAGGLHSDLVNICRQLVHRQQQVKLKGINTL; from the coding sequence ATGAATCAGGTCAATGTAGTAGAGCAGTTAACTGCGGAGCGCAATCAATTAGCTAAGCAAGCGGTACATGTGCACAAATTTGGTGGCAGTAGTTTGGCAACAGCACAATGTATTGAGCGGGTCGTTGATATTATTCGTCAGCACTGCCAATTAAATGATTTAGTGGTGGTATCCGCTAATGGTGATACCACAGATGCTTTGTTTGCTACTTATCAGTTAGCGCTGGAGCGTCAGGATACCCTGACATCAGCAATCGCACAGTTATATCAAGCTCAGGTTGAGCTGATTAAAAGTTTGTTATCTGCAGCGACTGCTGAGCGTATGATTGATTACCTTAAATCAGATATTCAGCAATTGACTCATTGGCTAACATCGACACCCGAACAATATCAGGCGGATTTCCTGTCGTTTGGAGAATTATGGTCAGCACGTTTACTCTCAGCAATATTAAGTGAGCGGGTATGCCCGAGTTATTATCTCGATGCTCGTGACTTTTTAGTGATTAATAATGATCAACAATGTGTTGTTGACAACGGGATAAGCTTGGAGCAGTTTAATCAAGTTACTCAACTAGGTAAGCTCGGTGTTGTCACTGGTTATATCAGTAAAGATAGCGCAGGAAAAACTTGCACTCTGGGACGCAATGGTAGCGATTATTCAGCTACCATTATGGCATCACTTACTGGTGCGCTAAATGTCACTTTATGGACGGATGTCGATGGTATTTACAGTGCTGATCCCAGAGTTGTGCCAACAGCCCGTAAATTACATCGTTTACCGAATGGCGTAGCAAAAGAGCTAGGACGGTTAGGTAACCCGGTGTTACATGCGAAAACCTTACAGCCGTTAACCGATCATAGTACCCATTTACACGTTGCCAGCAGTTTTGATTATCAAAATACTGGTACAGAAATTGGGAAATTTGGTCAAATTGCGAAACAAGAGTTGTCGGTAACTTATTTAAATGACTTGTTACTGGCGCAATCTGAAAGCTTTTTAGGTCAACAGGGAGAGCAGGCACAGCATTTATTTGCTGCAATCTGTAGCGACACTGAGGCGGGCTATATTGTTATCTCTCAAGCACAGCAAAAAGCGGTCAGTCAGTGGTTAGCCAGTCATGATACTGAAGTGTCATTTACACCTGTAGCTATTTTGGCAACCGTTGGCCATAAAGTTGTCCATCATGGTGATGTAAAAGCGCGATTTAAGCGGGCATTAAAACATGAGCAGGTTTTTGCTATTGCTAACTCCCCGTTTCAACATAGCTTGATCGCGATTTTACCTCAGGCTTGTTCAGTTGAGCTGCTCAATCATGTTCATCATGATATGACCAAAGACGCTCGTCACATCGGGTTAGTGGTTGCGGGATTAGGCAATATTGGTGAACGCTTTTTACAATTATTACCAAAACAGCTGACGCAGATCCCGTTATTAGAAAATTTACATCTAGTTGGTTTAATTTCATCAAAGAAAGCTTTGATAAATAATGATGGTATCGAAGTTTCACAAGCATTTGCCTTATTTGAGCAAGAGGCAAAAAACTATGATCATCAATTATTAATGTCTTGGTTGTCCAATCATCCGTATGATGAATTAATCGTCGTTGATATCACTCCCAGTGAAGCATTTAGCCTGCTGTATGGAGAATTTTTCAAGCAGGGAATTCATGTTATCGGTGCGAATAAATGGGCGGCATCTTCGAGTACTGAGCATTACAATGATTTGCTGACAACGGCGCAGCAGCATAAGAGTTTATGGTTAGGGAATACTACGGTTGGTGCTGGATTACCGATTAACTATGCTATTCAAGACTTAATCAATAGTGGTGATCAAATCATCGAAATCTCCGGGATTTTTTCCGGCACCTTATCTTGGTTATTCGAAACCTATGATAACAGTGTGCCTTTCTCACAGTTACTGCTTGATGCCCTAGCGCAAGGGATCACAGAGCCGGACCCAAGAGAAGATCTTTCTGGGCGAGATGTTCAACGTAAGTTATTAATCTTGGCACGTATGGCGGGATTTGAACTGTCATTAACTGATATAGATTGTCAAAACCTGGTGCCGGAAGCATTACAGCAACTGTCAACCGAAGAGTTTTTAGCACAGGCGGCAGCGCTTGATAGTTATTTTGCCGATGCCTATTTGCAAGCCGCTGATCAAGGATGCTGCATTCGCTATATTGCAAAATTTTCGCTCCAGGATAACGGGCAGTTATGTGCTAGCGTCGGGTTAGCCGTTTTAACTGAAAATGATGCGTTTGCCAATTTAACACCCTGTGATAATGTTTTTCAAATCAGAAGCCACTGGTATCAAGATAATCCGTTACTTATTCGTGGCCCCGGTGCTGGAAGAGATGTTACGGCGGGGGGCTTGCATTCAGATCTTGTAAATATTTGTCGCCAGTTAGTACATCGTCAGCAGCAGGTGAAATTAAAAGGGATCAATACCTTATAA
- the metB gene encoding cystathionine gamma-synthase, with product MAANKLSTTAVRAGINTDEHYGAVIPAIHLSSTYALKGFNEKRQFDYSRTGNPTRATFASAVAELEQGAVGIVTSTGMSAVHLLCQLLSTEDTVVIPHDCYGGSYRLFTHLAKRGQFKLIVVDQNDPQALADALAHQPKLVLIETPSNPLLRIVDIAAVTKASQEAGALVAVDNTFLSPILQQPLLLGADIVFHSTTKFINGHSDVVGGVLVTKEQALGEELAWWANCIGITGSAFDSYLALRGLKTLPVRMKQHQQNAEAVAQFLRAHPAIDAVYYPGFVDHPNHEVAKKQQADFGSMMSFEVKGGIDAVKKLFDHLSLFTLAQSLGGVESLISHPSTMTHAGMELSAQIEAGITQSLVRISVGIEDIDDILVDLEQGLVASQQS from the coding sequence ATGGCAGCGAATAAATTATCGACTACCGCAGTAAGAGCAGGCATAAATACTGATGAACACTATGGTGCGGTAATTCCGGCTATTCATCTTTCTAGTACCTATGCGCTCAAGGGGTTTAATGAAAAACGTCAATTTGATTATTCGCGCACCGGAAACCCAACCCGTGCAACTTTTGCCAGTGCAGTTGCAGAGCTAGAACAAGGTGCTGTTGGTATTGTTACAAGTACGGGTATGTCCGCGGTTCATTTGTTATGCCAACTACTAAGCACCGAAGATACTGTCGTTATTCCACATGACTGCTATGGTGGCAGCTATCGATTGTTTACTCATTTAGCAAAACGTGGTCAATTTAAGTTAATTGTCGTCGATCAAAATGATCCTCAGGCATTAGCGGACGCATTAGCCCATCAGCCTAAATTGGTGTTAATAGAGACGCCAAGTAATCCGTTATTACGCATTGTAGATATTGCTGCTGTGACAAAAGCAAGCCAAGAGGCAGGCGCTTTGGTTGCTGTTGATAACACCTTTTTATCGCCGATATTACAACAACCGCTATTATTAGGCGCTGATATTGTTTTTCATTCCACCACTAAATTTATCAATGGTCATAGTGATGTTGTTGGTGGGGTATTAGTCACTAAAGAACAAGCTCTTGGTGAAGAGCTAGCGTGGTGGGCCAATTGTATCGGCATTACTGGTAGCGCCTTTGATAGCTATCTTGCATTACGTGGCCTGAAAACCTTGCCGGTAAGGATGAAACAACATCAGCAAAATGCAGAGGCTGTTGCGCAGTTTTTACGGGCTCATCCGGCTATTGACGCTGTTTATTACCCAGGTTTTGTTGATCATCCAAACCATGAAGTTGCGAAAAAACAACAAGCTGATTTTGGTTCTATGATGAGTTTTGAAGTTAAAGGTGGGATCGACGCAGTTAAGAAGTTATTTGATCATCTATCCTTGTTTACCTTAGCTCAATCGCTAGGTGGTGTTGAAAGCTTAATTAGTCACCCATCGACTATGACCCATGCTGGAATGGAATTGTCTGCTCAGATTGAAGCAGGGATCACTCAGTCGCTAGTGCGTATTTCTGTTGGTATCGAAGATATTGATGATATCTTAGTAGACCTTGAACAGGGATTAGTCGCCAGTCAACAAAGTTAG
- the metJ gene encoding met regulon transcriptional regulator MetJ: MAEWNGEYINPYAEHGKKSEQVKKITVSIPLRVLKVLTDERTRRQVNNLRHATNSELLCEAFLHAFTGQPLPDDQDLAKDNEQKLPASVRKILAENGVTDFSQYEIDDE, encoded by the coding sequence ATGGCAGAGTGGAATGGTGAATATATAAACCCCTACGCCGAGCATGGTAAAAAAAGTGAACAAGTAAAAAAAATCACCGTTTCAATACCTTTGCGTGTTTTGAAAGTATTAACCGATGAACGGACCCGTCGACAAGTTAATAACCTAAGACATGCAACTAATAGTGAATTACTTTGTGAGGCTTTTCTGCATGCTTTTACTGGTCAGCCTTTACCGGATGATCAAGATTTGGCAAAAGATAATGAGCAAAAATTACCGGCAAGTGTCAGAAAAATATTAGCGGAAAATGGCGTAACTGATTTTAGTCAGTATGAAATCGACGACGAATAA
- a CDS encoding malic enzyme-like NAD(P)-binding protein — protein sequence MTDFKQQALDYHQFPLPGKISVELTTPAETSQDLSLAYSPGVAEPVRAIAENPDDVYKYTGKGNTVAVITNGTAILGLGNLGGMASKPVMEGKALLFKRFAGINSFDIEVKHKTPDEFINTVANIADSFGGINLEDIKAPECFVIEKALIERCKVPVFHDDQHGTAIVTAAGMINALEIQGKELRHANIVCMGAGAAAIACMELLIKCGAQREKIYMLDTKGVIHTRRDDLNEYKRLFANNTDKRTLEQVIDGADVFVGVSGPNLLTAEHVTMMANNPVIFACSNPDPEIKPEVALAARDDVIIATGRSDYPNQVNNVLCFPFIFRGALDVRARTINDEMKVACVHAIRELAKEPVTQEVVDASCEQALTFGKDYIIPKPMDSRLCARVARAVAQAAVDSGVAALEMPENYMQE from the coding sequence ATGACAGACTTTAAACAACAAGCGCTTGATTATCACCAGTTTCCGTTACCCGGGAAAATTAGTGTCGAACTGACCACTCCTGCTGAAACCAGTCAGGATTTATCTCTTGCCTATAGCCCTGGAGTTGCCGAACCAGTGCGAGCGATTGCGGAAAACCCTGATGATGTTTATAAATATACCGGTAAAGGTAATACCGTCGCTGTGATAACCAATGGCACCGCTATTTTGGGCTTGGGCAATCTAGGTGGGATGGCGTCTAAGCCGGTGATGGAAGGAAAAGCATTATTATTTAAGCGCTTTGCTGGTATTAATTCATTCGATATTGAAGTGAAACATAAAACCCCTGATGAGTTTATTAATACTGTGGCTAATATCGCTGATAGTTTTGGTGGTATTAACCTTGAAGATATTAAAGCGCCGGAATGTTTCGTGATAGAAAAAGCGTTAATCGAGCGTTGTAAGGTACCAGTATTTCATGATGATCAACATGGTACCGCGATTGTTACAGCAGCCGGAATGATCAATGCGCTGGAAATTCAGGGCAAAGAATTAAGACATGCTAATATCGTTTGTATGGGCGCTGGAGCAGCCGCTATTGCCTGTATGGAGCTGCTAATTAAATGTGGTGCTCAGCGTGAAAAGATTTATATGTTAGATACTAAAGGGGTGATTCATACTCGTCGTGATGACCTGAATGAGTACAAACGCTTATTTGCTAATAACACCGACAAACGAACGTTAGAGCAAGTGATTGACGGAGCAGATGTTTTTGTTGGGGTTTCCGGACCGAATTTATTGACGGCTGAGCATGTTACGATGATGGCTAATAATCCGGTAATATTCGCTTGTTCGAATCCGGACCCTGAAATCAAACCTGAAGTCGCGCTGGCAGCCAGAGATGATGTTATTATTGCCACTGGTCGTTCAGATTATCCAAACCAAGTGAATAATGTCTTATGTTTTCCATTTATTTTCCGTGGCGCATTAGACGTAAGAGCACGAACCATTAATGATGAAATGAAAGTTGCCTGCGTTCATGCGATAAGAGAATTGGCGAAAGAACCGGTGACTCAGGAAGTGGTTGATGCCAGTTGTGAGCAAGCACTTACTTTTGGTAAGGACTATATTATTCCAAAACCTATGGACTCTAGATTATGTGCTCGGGTGGCCAGAGCCGTTGCTCAGGCTGCCGTGGATTCAGGTGTTGCGGCGTTGGAAATGCCAGAAAATTATATGCAGGAATAG
- a CDS encoding adenylosuccinate synthase, producing MGKNVVVLGTQWGDEGKGKVVDLLTDKAKYVVRYQGGHNAGHTLVINGEKTVLHLIPSGVLRDNVKCLIGNGVVLCPKALMTEIKMLEERGVPVRQRLLISDACPLILPYHNALDVAREKARGNKAIGTTGRGIGPAYEDKVARRGLRVGDLVNAETFASKLKEIVEYHNFALTQYYKVDAVSYEEVLADALSVREVIMDMIADISEIIDQSRKAGDSIMFEGAQGTLLDIDHGTYPYVTSSNTTAGGVSTGCGFGPRYLDYILGITKAYTTRVGSGPFPTELDDEIGEHLGTVGHEFGATTGRERRCGWFDAVAMHRAVQINSITGFCLTKLDVLDGLKELKICTGYQTKSGEVITVPPTAAEGYDEITPVYETLPGWSDSTVGVTSVDALPENAKAYIKRIEQVTGVPVDIISTGPDRNETIILVNPFDE from the coding sequence ATGGGTAAAAACGTTGTAGTTCTCGGCACTCAATGGGGTGACGAAGGTAAGGGTAAGGTCGTAGACCTACTGACAGATAAAGCTAAGTATGTGGTGCGCTATCAAGGTGGTCACAACGCTGGTCATACACTAGTTATCAATGGTGAAAAAACCGTTCTGCATTTGATCCCATCTGGGGTATTACGTGACAATGTTAAATGCTTGATAGGCAATGGCGTTGTGCTCTGTCCAAAAGCATTAATGACAGAAATTAAAATGTTAGAAGAACGCGGTGTGCCAGTTCGTCAACGTTTATTAATCAGTGACGCTTGTCCGTTAATTCTTCCTTATCATAACGCGCTAGACGTCGCGCGTGAAAAAGCTCGTGGTAATAAAGCGATAGGTACTACTGGTCGTGGTATTGGCCCGGCATATGAAGATAAGGTGGCCCGTCGTGGCTTGCGTGTTGGTGATTTAGTTAATGCTGAAACATTTGCTAGTAAATTAAAAGAAATTGTTGAGTATCATAATTTTGCATTAACGCAATACTATAAAGTTGATGCGGTTAGCTATGAAGAAGTATTGGCCGATGCCTTATCGGTTCGTGAAGTGATTATGGATATGATCGCTGATATTTCTGAGATAATTGATCAGTCGCGTAAAGCGGGTGACTCTATTATGTTTGAAGGTGCGCAAGGCACGTTATTGGACATAGATCACGGCACTTATCCATACGTTACTTCATCAAATACGACTGCTGGTGGTGTTTCTACTGGCTGTGGTTTTGGTCCTCGATACTTGGATTATATTTTAGGTATTACTAAGGCCTATACTACTCGTGTTGGTTCAGGCCCGTTTCCAACAGAACTTGATGATGAAATTGGTGAACACTTAGGCACTGTCGGTCATGAATTTGGTGCAACAACTGGACGCGAAAGACGTTGTGGTTGGTTTGATGCCGTTGCCATGCACAGAGCTGTTCAGATTAACAGTATCACTGGTTTTTGTTTAACGAAACTTGATGTTTTAGATGGCCTGAAAGAGTTAAAAATCTGTACTGGCTATCAAACTAAATCAGGTGAAGTGATCACTGTGCCGCCGACGGCTGCAGAAGGCTATGATGAGATCACTCCTGTTTATGAAACACTACCTGGTTGGAGTGATTCGACTGTTGGTGTGACATCTGTTGATGCCCTACCAGAAAATGCCAAAGCTTATATTAAGCGTATTGAACAAGTTACCGGTGTACCAGTGGATATTATCTCAACCGGACCAGATCGTAACGAAACTATTATTTTAGTGAATCCGTTTGACGAGTAG
- a CDS encoding DUF2065 domain-containing protein has protein sequence MNIELLMTALAIALIIEGLIPALFPNKWRAYVLKLAEETPQAIRSIGITIILVGAIILWLI, from the coding sequence ATGAATATCGAATTACTAATGACAGCTTTGGCAATTGCTTTAATCATTGAAGGATTGATCCCGGCATTGTTTCCCAATAAGTGGCGCGCTTATGTATTAAAATTGGCGGAAGAAACGCCGCAAGCGATTCGTTCCATCGGTATTACTATTATCCTAGTTGGTGCAATCATTCTCTGGCTAATTTAA
- the hflC gene encoding protease modulator HflC, with translation MKNFTIAIVTILFVLVVSSVFVVFEGQRGIVFQFSKIKRDDAGQMIVFEPGLHFKIPLIESVRKIDARIQTLDEAPDRFVTSEKKDLMVDSYTKWRIVDFSTYFLRTSGSIENAKALLKQKINNGLRTEFGSRTIKEIVSGDRDEIMSKALDSAASSREDLGIDVIDVRVKAINLPQEVSNSIYDRMRAERTAVAKEHRSQGQEQSEIIRATIDAKVTVMLATAQKQAFEIRGEGDALAAKVYADAYSKDAEFFNFVRSLEAYEKSFSSKNDIMVVKPDSDFFHYLKDSTKNK, from the coding sequence ATGAAAAATTTTACTATTGCGATAGTCACCATATTATTTGTGTTAGTGGTCTCTTCAGTATTCGTTGTTTTTGAAGGGCAGCGAGGCATAGTTTTCCAGTTTTCTAAAATTAAACGGGATGATGCAGGACAAATGATAGTATTTGAACCTGGTTTGCATTTTAAAATCCCATTAATAGAATCGGTCCGTAAAATTGATGCCCGTATTCAAACCCTGGATGAGGCGCCAGATCGTTTTGTAACCTCAGAGAAAAAAGACTTAATGGTCGACTCCTATACTAAGTGGCGTATTGTTGACTTCTCTACTTATTTCTTACGAACCTCTGGCTCTATTGAAAATGCTAAAGCGTTACTGAAACAAAAAATTAATAATGGCTTACGAACTGAGTTCGGTTCTCGTACTATTAAAGAAATTGTCTCAGGTGATCGCGATGAAATCATGAGTAAAGCGTTAGATAGTGCAGCAAGTAGCCGAGAAGATCTGGGTATCGATGTTATTGATGTGCGTGTAAAAGCGATCAACTTACCACAGGAAGTGAGCAACTCGATTTATGATCGGATGCGTGCAGAGCGTACTGCGGTAGCAAAAGAGCATAGATCGCAAGGTCAGGAGCAATCTGAAATTATTCGCGCAACAATCGATGCGAAAGTGACGGTCATGTTAGCAACCGCTCAGAAACAAGCATTTGAAATTCGTGGTGAAGGGGATGCGCTAGCGGCTAAGGTCTATGCGGATGCTTACAGTAAAGATGCTGAATTTTTTAACTTTGTTAGAAGTTTAGAGGCTTACGAGAAAAGCTTTAGTTCTAAGAATGACATTATGGTAGTTAAACCTGATAGCGATTTCTTTCATTATCTAAAAGACAGTACTAAAAATAAATAA